One window of the Crassaminicella thermophila genome contains the following:
- the rplI gene encoding 50S ribosomal protein L9 — protein MKVILLKDVKGLGKKGAVVNASDGHARNFLIPRGLAKEATAGNMKVLEKQKAAEDRKKQEELAKAKALADKLSNITVKLKGKAGEGGKLFGSVTSKDIAEGLMKQHKIKIDKRKIQLDNPIKTLGAMFVEVKVYPEVTAKMKVEVLEG, from the coding sequence ATGAAGGTGATTTTATTAAAAGATGTAAAAGGTTTAGGAAAAAAAGGAGCTGTTGTAAATGCTAGTGATGGTCATGCTAGAAATTTCCTAATTCCAAGAGGATTAGCAAAAGAAGCAACAGCAGGAAATATGAAAGTTTTAGAGAAACAAAAAGCAGCAGAAGATAGAAAAAAGCAAGAAGAGTTAGCAAAGGCAAAAGCTTTAGCAGATAAACTTTCAAATATTACAGTTAAATTAAAAGGAAAAGCTGGGGAAGGTGGAAAATTATTTGGGTCTGTTACTTCTAAAGATATTGCAGAGGGGCTTATGAAGCAGCATAAAATAAAAATAGATAAAAGAAAGATACAATTAGACAATCCTATAAAAACATTAGGTGCAATGTTTGTTGAAGTAAAAGTTTACCCAGAGGTTACAGCAAAAATGAAGGTAGAGGTTTTAGAAGGATAA
- a CDS encoding adenylosuccinate synthase, with the protein MSTVVVVGAQWGDEGKGKVIDYLAGESDVVVRAQGGNNAGHTVVVGDKKYALRLIPSGILYSDTINIIGNGVVFDPEGFLKEIDKIEAQGVCTDNIKISDRAHVILPYHKVIDALAEEARGGEKIGTTKNGIGPCYMDKVERSGIRICDLMDKDVFIEKVSKQIDKKNEIIEKIYGGEKLNKEEIISTYLEYAERIKKYVDDTTVLLYDSIKEGKKVLFEGAQGALLDIDLGTYPYVTSSHPTAGGFPVGAGIGPNMIEEVVGVVKAYTTRVGKGPFVTEQDNEIGDKIRVAGNEFGTVTGRPRRCGWFDAVMVKYASRINGVTSLSIMLLDVLTGLEELKICIGYKLGDKVIEHFPASLEMLGKCEPVYETLEGWTEDITGCTSYEELPKNAQKYLERIEELVGAPIKIVSVGPKRSQTIVRENIFK; encoded by the coding sequence ATGTCAACAGTTGTAGTTGTTGGTGCCCAATGGGGAGATGAAGGGAAAGGAAAGGTAATAGATTATCTAGCAGGAGAATCAGATGTAGTTGTAAGAGCACAGGGAGGAAATAATGCAGGACATACTGTTGTTGTTGGAGATAAAAAATATGCACTTCGTTTAATTCCTTCAGGAATTCTTTATTCTGATACAATAAACATAATAGGAAATGGTGTAGTATTTGATCCAGAAGGATTTTTAAAGGAAATAGACAAAATAGAGGCACAAGGAGTTTGTACAGATAATATAAAAATTAGTGATAGAGCCCATGTAATATTACCATACCATAAGGTGATTGATGCCTTAGCAGAAGAGGCTCGTGGAGGAGAAAAGATTGGTACTACAAAAAATGGTATAGGGCCTTGTTATATGGATAAAGTAGAAAGATCAGGAATCAGAATTTGTGATCTTATGGACAAAGATGTATTTATAGAAAAAGTATCTAAGCAGATAGATAAAAAGAATGAAATAATCGAGAAAATCTATGGTGGAGAAAAGTTAAACAAAGAAGAAATAATATCTACCTATTTAGAATATGCAGAAAGAATAAAAAAATATGTAGATGACACAACTGTTCTATTATATGATTCTATAAAAGAAGGTAAGAAAGTATTATTTGAAGGAGCACAAGGAGCTTTACTTGATATAGATTTAGGAACATATCCTTATGTAACTAGTTCTCATCCAACGGCAGGAGGGTTTCCAGTAGGAGCAGGAATAGGTCCGAATATGATTGAGGAAGTAGTTGGTGTGGTGAAAGCTTATACTACAAGAGTTGGAAAAGGACCATTCGTTACAGAACAGGATAATGAAATAGGAGATAAAATTAGAGTAGCAGGAAATGAGTTTGGAACAGTAACAGGAAGACCAAGAAGATGTGGTTGGTTTGATGCAGTGATGGTAAAATATGCTTCAAGAATAAATGGAGTAACATCTTTATCAATTATGCTATTAGATGTATTAACAGGACTTGAAGAATTAAAAATTTGTATAGGATACAAGTTAGGGGATAAAGTTATTGAACATTTCCCAGCAAGTCTTGAAATGCTAGGAAAATGTGAGCCTGTATATGAAACGTTAGAGGGATGGACAGAAGATATAACAGGATGCACTTCTTATGAAGAGCTTCCTAAAAATGCTCAAAAGTATCTAGAAAGAATTGAAGAATTAGTAGGAGCACCAATCAAAATTGTATCTGTTGGGCCAAAGAGAAGTCAAACTATTGTAAGAGAGAATATTTTCAAATAA
- a CDS encoding DHH family phosphoesterase: MGNKRFTKLFIPDTKIHLWIMALFVLIIAYYNLLIGSMSIFVLIYFIYYNWKAQHYRKEKWTKYIENLSSDIDSVTRYAVLNLPVPLAVIEFDGSISWYNSKFCEMIDTKDILEKNIEDLISGFKINNILQNKENVAVEVTIKDRHYKVLYNIVKTSANDEERYIIMLYWIDITNFQNLKVKYNEEKPVVMFVQVDNYDDVLNNTEEANRPLVVAEIDRRIGLWASRMNASIQKYQKDKYIIFLENQYLERLEAKKFTILDEIREIQVGNQIPITLSIGVGMNGKNPAQLEEYAKAAMDLALGRGGDQAVVKKIRTLNFYGGKTKAVEKRNKVKARVIAHALRQLIDQSKEVVIMGHKFPDMDSFGAALGVYRAAKNRGKDAYIVLNGVNEAIKNLFDRIKEHEVYMFITSEELINRISEDTLVVVVDTHRPNFTQCPEALDKADRIVLIDHHRRGEEFIDNAVLTYLEPYASSTSELVSEILQYMEEKISIEKIEAEALLAGITVDTKHFSFKTGVRTFEAASWLRRAGADTTSVRQLFQDDLNTFVAIADVVKNAKEIRKNIALSVCSTGIQNASLVAAQAADELLDIRGITASFVLGVRENDEVIISGRSLGDINVQVILEKLGGGGHLTVAGAQLKDKTIEEAIEMLEKAIDEYFEEGEA; this comes from the coding sequence ATGGGAAATAAAAGGTTTACCAAATTATTTATACCTGATACGAAAATACATTTATGGATTATGGCTTTATTTGTGCTGATAATTGCTTATTATAATTTATTAATAGGAAGTATGAGTATTTTCGTATTAATATATTTTATTTATTATAATTGGAAAGCTCAGCATTATAGAAAAGAAAAGTGGACGAAATATATTGAGAATTTATCTTCTGATATTGATTCTGTTACAAGGTATGCAGTTTTAAACTTACCTGTGCCATTAGCAGTAATTGAGTTTGATGGTAGTATTAGTTGGTATAATTCTAAATTTTGTGAAATGATAGATACAAAGGATATTCTAGAAAAAAATATTGAAGATTTAATATCAGGGTTTAAAATCAATAATATTTTGCAAAATAAAGAAAATGTGGCAGTAGAGGTAACAATTAAAGATAGACATTATAAAGTTCTGTATAATATAGTAAAAACATCGGCAAATGATGAAGAAAGATACATTATTATGCTATATTGGATAGATATTACGAACTTTCAAAACTTAAAGGTAAAATATAATGAAGAAAAACCAGTTGTAATGTTTGTACAGGTGGATAATTATGATGATGTGTTGAATAATACTGAAGAAGCAAATAGACCTTTAGTTGTAGCTGAAATTGACAGAAGGATTGGGCTTTGGGCTTCAAGGATGAATGCTTCGATTCAGAAATATCAAAAAGATAAATATATTATATTTTTGGAAAATCAATATTTAGAGCGTTTAGAGGCTAAAAAATTTACTATTTTAGATGAAATAAGAGAAATTCAGGTAGGAAATCAAATTCCTATAACATTAAGTATAGGGGTTGGAATGAATGGAAAAAATCCAGCACAGTTAGAGGAGTATGCAAAGGCAGCAATGGATTTAGCTTTAGGTAGAGGAGGAGACCAAGCAGTTGTTAAGAAAATTCGTACCCTCAATTTCTATGGTGGAAAAACAAAAGCAGTTGAAAAAAGAAATAAGGTAAAAGCAAGAGTTATTGCTCATGCATTACGACAATTGATTGATCAATCCAAAGAAGTTGTTATTATGGGGCATAAATTTCCTGATATGGACAGCTTTGGTGCAGCTTTAGGAGTATATAGAGCAGCAAAAAATAGAGGTAAAGATGCATATATTGTGCTAAATGGTGTAAATGAAGCAATTAAGAATTTATTTGATAGAATTAAAGAACATGAAGTATATATGTTTATTACAAGTGAAGAACTTATTAATAGAATAAGTGAGGATACACTTGTTGTTGTGGTAGATACTCACAGACCAAATTTTACACAGTGTCCAGAGGCACTTGATAAGGCAGATAGGATTGTTCTTATTGATCACCATAGAAGAGGAGAAGAATTTATTGACAATGCAGTACTTACTTATTTAGAGCCTTATGCTTCATCAACGAGTGAATTGGTTTCAGAAATACTTCAATATATGGAGGAAAAAATATCTATTGAAAAGATTGAAGCAGAGGCATTGCTTGCGGGTATTACTGTAGATACAAAACATTTTTCTTTTAAAACAGGGGTAAGAACTTTTGAAGCTGCTTCTTGGTTAAGAAGGGCAGGAGCAGATACGACAAGTGTAAGGCAGTTATTCCAAGATGATTTAAATACTTTTGTTGCTATAGCTGATGTTGTAAAAAATGCAAAAGAGATTAGAAAAAATATAGCTTTATCTGTTTGTTCAACTGGAATACAAAATGCTTCTTTAGTAGCAGCTCAAGCAGCTGATGAATTATTAGATATTAGAGGAATTACGGCATCTTTTGTTTTAGGCGTTCGTGAAAATGATGAGGTTATTATTAGTGGAAGATCATTAGGAGATATTAATGTACAAGTGATTTTAGAAAAGCTAGGAGGCGGTGGGCATCTAACAGTTGCAGGAGCCCAGCTTAAGGATAAAACTATAGAGGAAGCTATAGAAATGCTAGAAAAAGCAATTGACGAATATTTTGAGGAAGGTGAAGCATAA
- the dnaB gene encoding replicative DNA helicase, which translates to MEYLGRIPPHNIDAEQSVLGAMILDREAIVLATEMIRGEDFYKEAHREIFDAVLALYNRDEPVDLVTLSEELTQRQTLESIGGITYLTSLSSAVPTTTNVKYYAKIVEEKSILRRLIKASSEILEKGYQAEEEVNHILDLAEKSIFDISQKKSQEGFSAIKEVLLDSFDKIEQLYQNKGGITGLTTGFADIDRKTSGLQKSDLILIAARPSMGKTAFSINIAQNAAIKADASVAIFSLEMSKEQLVQRMLSSESHIEIQKIRTGTLNEDEWPRLAKAMGPLAQAKIFIDDTPGISVMEMKAKCRRLKMEQGLDLILIDYLQLMSGDGKSESRQQEISNISRSLKGLAREMDCPVVALSQLSRAPELRADHRPILSDLRESGAIEQDADLVMFLYRDEYYHADSDKKNIGEVIIAKQRNGSTGTVELAWLGQFTKFANLDKFRE; encoded by the coding sequence ATGGAGTATTTAGGTAGAATTCCACCACATAATATTGATGCAGAACAATCTGTATTAGGGGCTATGATTCTAGATAGAGAAGCTATTGTGTTGGCTACAGAAATGATTCGTGGAGAGGATTTTTATAAAGAAGCACATAGAGAGATTTTTGATGCTGTTTTGGCATTGTATAATAGGGACGAGCCGGTAGATCTTGTGACATTATCTGAAGAGTTAACACAAAGACAGACTCTAGAATCTATAGGAGGAATTACCTACTTAACAAGTTTATCTTCAGCTGTCCCAACTACTACAAATGTTAAATACTATGCGAAGATTGTAGAAGAAAAATCTATTTTGAGGCGATTGATTAAAGCTTCTTCAGAGATATTAGAGAAGGGGTATCAAGCAGAAGAAGAAGTAAATCATATATTGGATTTAGCAGAAAAAAGTATATTTGATATTTCACAAAAAAAATCTCAAGAAGGATTTTCAGCAATTAAAGAAGTTTTATTAGATAGTTTTGATAAAATCGAACAGCTTTATCAAAATAAGGGAGGCATTACAGGATTAACAACAGGGTTTGCAGACATAGATAGGAAGACATCAGGGCTTCAAAAATCAGATTTAATATTGATTGCTGCAAGACCAAGTATGGGAAAAACTGCTTTTTCAATAAACATAGCACAAAATGCAGCTATTAAGGCAGATGCATCTGTTGCAATATTTAGTTTAGAGATGTCAAAAGAGCAGCTTGTACAGCGTATGCTAAGTTCTGAATCACATATAGAAATTCAAAAAATCAGAACAGGGACTTTAAATGAAGATGAATGGCCAAGACTTGCCAAAGCAATGGGACCTTTAGCACAAGCAAAAATATTTATTGACGATACACCAGGGATTTCTGTTATGGAAATGAAGGCAAAGTGTAGAAGGTTAAAAATGGAACAAGGGTTGGATTTAATATTAATCGATTATTTGCAATTAATGTCTGGAGATGGAAAATCAGAAAGCAGACAGCAAGAGATTTCTAACATTTCTCGTTCCTTAAAAGGATTAGCTAGAGAAATGGATTGTCCTGTAGTTGCATTGTCCCAGTTATCCCGTGCACCAGAGTTAAGAGCAGATCATAGGCCTATTTTATCAGATTTAAGAGAATCTGGAGCTATTGAGCAAGATGCAGACCTTGTTATGTTTTTATATAGGGATGAATACTATCATGCTGATAGTGATAAAAAGAATATAGGAGAGGTTATTATTGCAAAACAGCGTAATGGTTCAACAGGAACAGTAGAACTAGCATGGCTTGGACAATTTACTAAGTTTGCAAATCTTGATAAGTTTAGGGAGTAA
- a CDS encoding GNAT family N-acetyltransferase, protein MHKKVTVRKLIREDVDKMQSWAMHEDPLYFHYNFPKLNEEQKDKWYKIKTTKFRKKSFAIENDEGEIVGYLSIRNIKWIKRESELGIVLDAKHMNKGYGTEALILFLDYYFQTLKMKSIILRTAKYNKRAIRCYTNCGFKVIKECMDEFEDQYAEIFYNPKYNYLRELFTIVDGKKMTEYLHMRLTKDEFYEKTNSLSTEIYV, encoded by the coding sequence ATGCATAAAAAGGTTACTGTAAGAAAACTGATTAGAGAAGATGTTGATAAAATGCAGAGTTGGGCGATGCATGAAGATCCTTTATATTTTCATTATAATTTTCCAAAATTAAACGAAGAACAAAAGGATAAGTGGTATAAAATAAAAACAACAAAATTTAGGAAAAAAAGTTTCGCTATAGAAAATGATGAAGGAGAAATAGTTGGGTATCTTTCTATTCGAAATATAAAATGGATAAAAAGAGAAAGTGAATTAGGTATTGTTCTTGATGCAAAGCATATGAATAAAGGATATGGGACAGAAGCATTAATACTATTCTTAGATTATTATTTTCAGACTTTAAAAATGAAATCTATTATATTAAGGACAGCAAAGTATAATAAAAGAGCTATTAGGTGTTATACAAATTGTGGATTTAAAGTTATAAAAGAGTGTATGGATGAGTTTGAGGATCAATATGCAGAAATATTTTATAATCCTAAATATAATTATTTAAGAGAGTTATTTACAATTGTGGATGGCAAAAAAATGACAGAATATCTACATATGCGTCTAACAAAAGATGAATTTTATGAAAAAACTAACAGCTTATCCACAGAAATATACGTATAA
- a CDS encoding ATP-binding protein, which translates to MYDKFIKEILLEYEKVRDFEQKKLNQRKVEVYNKIPRIEEIDKEISKTGILIAKAILENPTHYEEAVATIHERMDQLKQEKAILLTENNIPINYLQINYQCKDCKDTGFTENGKKCSCFKQKLINRAYSMSNLDKVLEKENFQSFNMELFSDEPFENEDLTPRQNMQHILSVCEGFVINFDTNPDENLLFYGTTGLGKTFLCNCIAKALLDKGKIVVYQTAFKILEILENHKFNKEKTANIKTSYQLLFDSDLLIIDDLGTELTNTFTNTELFNILNSRLIQNKKMIISTNLSPIEIANTYSDRVFSRIFGKFTILNFYGKDLRWEK; encoded by the coding sequence TTGTATGACAAGTTTATAAAAGAAATTCTTTTAGAATATGAAAAAGTCAGAGACTTCGAACAAAAAAAACTAAATCAAAGAAAAGTAGAAGTATATAATAAAATCCCAAGAATAGAAGAAATTGATAAAGAAATCTCAAAAACAGGTATACTAATTGCAAAAGCTATCTTAGAAAATCCAACCCATTATGAAGAAGCAGTAGCGACAATTCATGAAAGGATGGATCAGCTCAAACAGGAAAAAGCAATTTTGCTTACAGAAAACAACATTCCTATTAATTATCTGCAAATAAATTATCAATGTAAGGATTGTAAAGATACAGGCTTTACAGAAAACGGTAAAAAGTGTAGCTGTTTTAAGCAAAAACTAATTAATAGAGCTTATTCTATGTCCAATCTAGATAAAGTATTGGAAAAAGAGAACTTTCAAAGTTTTAATATGGAACTATTTTCAGATGAACCATTTGAAAATGAAGATTTGACACCTAGACAAAATATGCAGCATATTTTAAGTGTTTGTGAAGGCTTTGTAATAAACTTTGATACAAATCCAGATGAAAACCTTTTATTTTATGGGACAACAGGACTTGGCAAAACTTTTTTATGTAATTGTATTGCAAAAGCATTACTTGATAAGGGAAAAATAGTTGTCTATCAAACTGCTTTTAAAATTTTAGAGATCTTAGAAAATCATAAGTTTAATAAAGAAAAAACAGCTAATATAAAGACAAGCTATCAGCTTTTATTTGATAGTGATCTATTAATCATAGATGACCTAGGTACAGAGCTTACAAATACCTTTACAAATACAGAGCTTTTTAACATCCTAAATAGCAGATTAATCCAAAACAAAAAAATGATTATTTCAACCAATCTATCTCCTATTGAAATTGCAAACACATATAGTGATAGAGTTTTTTCTAGAATTTTTGGCAAATTTACGATCCTAAACTTTTATGGAAAGGATTTAAGATGGGAGAAATAA
- a CDS encoding DUF1858 domain-containing protein, translated as MAKITKDMIIADVLQMDRGLAPIFMRHGLTCLGCPASAMETIADVSVVHGMDPDALVKDLNEYLENKEK; from the coding sequence ATGGCTAAGATAACAAAGGACATGATCATAGCAGATGTATTACAAATGGATAGAGGACTAGCACCGATCTTTATGAGACACGGATTAACTTGTTTAGGATGTCCAGCTTCTGCAATGGAAACTATTGCGGATGTATCAGTAGTACATGGAATGGATCCAGATGCTTTAGTGAAAGACTTAAATGAATATCTTGAAAATAAAGAGAAGTAA